From the Euphorbia lathyris chromosome 6, ddEupLath1.1, whole genome shotgun sequence genome, one window contains:
- the LOC136231878 gene encoding G2/mitotic-specific cyclin S13-7-like: MASKPVVTRQQFRGEIKQKNMVTDGRNRRVLQDIGNLVNERAAQGKKPITEVGNVVGARRVPVVTKAATKKVVEKHEPQEVIVISSDEEESNNAKQVSRRISEQCLPRNPRNAVKTLTEILTSRSKAVCGLTKRPENSQMNIDKHDLDNELAVVEYVDDIYKFYKLSEADGRVHDYMYLQPEINSKMRSILVDWLIEVHRKFELMPETLYLTINIIDRFLAVKAVSRKELQLVGISSMLIACKYEEIWAPEVNDFICISDNAYIREQVLQMEKSILGKLEWYLTVPTPYVFLVRFIKASVPSDKEMENMVFFLAELGLMQYTVAINYCPSLIASSAVYAARCTLDKSPFWTETLQHHTGYTEDVLIDCAKLLTKYHYEAAGSKLKAVHKKFSNAERGNVSLHTPAKQLLAPEFL, translated from the exons ATGGCTTCCAAGCCTGTTGTCACTCGCCAGCAGTTTAGGG GGGAAATAAAACAGAAGAACATGGTAACAGATGGAAGGAACAGAAGAGTACTTCAAGACATTGGTAATTTGGTGAATGAGCGAGCAGCACAAGGGAAG AAACCAATCACAGAAGTAGGTAATGTAGTCGGAGCTAGGAGGGTTCCCGTGGTTACGAAGGCGGCTACAAAGAAGGTAGTTGAGAAGCATGAACCACAGGAAGTAATTGTCATTAGCTCGGACGAAGAGGAAAGCAATAACGCTAAACAAGTTAGCAGAAGAATATCAGAACAATGCCTTCCAAGGAATCCAAGGAATGCAGTTAAAACACTTACTGAAATCCTTACTTCCAGGAGCAAA GCTGTATGTGGTCTTACCAAACGGCCAGAGAATTCACAGATGAATATAGATAAGCATGATTTGGATAATGAGTTGGCTGTGGTTgaatatgttgatgatatataCAAGTTCTACAAACTCTCAGAa GCTGATGGTAGAGTCCATGATTACATGTACTTGCAGCCAGAAATCAATTCAAAGATGAGATCAATTCTTGTAGATTGGCTGATTGAAGTTCATAGAAAATTCGAACTCATGCCTGAAACTCTCTATCTGACAATTAACATAATTGATAGATTCCTAGCAGTGAAAGCTGTATCAAGAAAGGAACTTCAATTGGTCGGCATCAGCTCAATGCTTATTGCATGCAAATATGAAGAGATATGGGCACCGGAG GTTAATGACTTCATTTGCATATCAGATAACGCTTATATAAGAGAGCAGGTTCTGCAAATGGAGAAATCTATACTGGGAAAGCTGGAATGGTATTTAACTGTCCCAACACCATATGTCTTCCTAGTTAGATTCATCAAAGCCTCTGTTCCATCTGATAAGGAG ATGGAGAATATGGTGTTTTTCCTGGCTGAACTTGGTCTGATGCAATACACAGTTGCTATAAATTACTGCCCCTCATTGATAGCTTCTTCTGCTGTGTATGCTGCTAGATGTACCCTTGACAAGAGTCCTTTTTGGACAGAAACTCTGCAGCATCACACAGGATATACTGAAGATGTGTTAAT AGACTGCGCAAAGCTTCTGACTAAATATCACTATGAAGCTGCTGGAAGCAAGCTGAAAGCTGTGCACAAGAAATTCTCAAATGCAGAACGTGGAAATGTGTCTCTACATACTCCAGCCAAACAACTTTTGGCCCCTgaatttctttga